Proteins from a single region of Methanoculleus taiwanensis:
- a CDS encoding PQQ-dependent sugar dehydrogenase, whose product MQKGLIIAAIIALFLLGAAAFIGIQLLGAPSGTATTDTRTSGTVTPAGEVAVGLETVATGLTAPIALAAPANGSGRLFIADQTGTIRIIENGTLQDEPFLDIRGRMVNLNPGYDERGLLGMALHPNFTENGKFFVYYSAPLAEGAPDGWDHTSHLAEFSAAEGDPDTADPGSERILLRVDQPQANHNGGQITFGPDGYLYVPLGDGGGAGDTGPGHPPPGNGQNTSTVLGSILRIDVNGGDPYAVPASNPFADGTSGRPEIFAYGFRNPFRIAFDAGGEQSLFVGDVGQNRWEEVNIARAGENYGWNIKEGTHCFDPQNPGAPAAGCPETGSRGEMLTGPIIEYPNAGQPDGIGQAVIGGYVYWGSSIPALQGQYVFGDWSTGDGTLFAAVPAEGGNATTPWSMSELAVAGTGAGGVGAYILSFGQDAENELYVLTSENAGPTGTTGTVYRLVPTGG is encoded by the coding sequence ATGCAGAAAGGATTGATCATTGCCGCGATTATCGCGCTCTTTCTCCTTGGTGCGGCGGCCTTTATCGGAATTCAGCTCCTTGGGGCGCCGTCCGGCACCGCTACGACGGATACCCGGACGTCGGGCACCGTCACGCCTGCCGGAGAGGTCGCCGTCGGGCTTGAAACGGTCGCTACCGGGCTTACCGCTCCGATTGCCCTCGCAGCGCCCGCCAACGGATCGGGACGACTCTTCATCGCCGACCAGACGGGGACGATCCGCATTATCGAGAACGGCACCCTCCAGGACGAACCATTCCTCGATATCCGGGGAAGGATGGTGAACCTGAACCCGGGTTACGACGAACGCGGCCTCCTTGGGATGGCGCTGCACCCGAACTTTACGGAGAACGGGAAGTTCTTCGTCTACTACAGCGCACCGCTCGCAGAAGGGGCGCCGGACGGGTGGGATCACACGAGCCACCTTGCGGAGTTCTCGGCCGCCGAAGGTGACCCGGATACGGCCGATCCCGGTTCGGAACGGATCCTGCTCCGGGTCGACCAGCCCCAGGCGAACCATAACGGCGGGCAGATAACGTTCGGTCCGGACGGCTACCTCTACGTCCCACTCGGAGACGGCGGCGGGGCAGGCGACACCGGACCCGGCCACCCGCCGCCCGGCAACGGCCAGAACACCTCGACCGTGCTTGGGAGCATCCTCCGGATCGACGTCAACGGGGGCGACCCGTATGCCGTCCCGGCGAGCAACCCCTTCGCGGACGGCACCTCCGGCAGACCCGAGATATTTGCCTACGGGTTCCGGAACCCGTTCCGCATCGCCTTTGACGCCGGCGGCGAGCAGAGCCTCTTCGTCGGTGACGTCGGCCAGAATCGCTGGGAGGAGGTGAATATCGCCCGCGCCGGTGAGAACTACGGCTGGAATATCAAGGAAGGAACTCACTGCTTCGACCCGCAGAACCCGGGTGCGCCGGCAGCCGGATGCCCGGAGACCGGGAGCCGAGGAGAGATGCTTACCGGGCCGATCATCGAATACCCGAACGCGGGACAACCGGACGGGATCGGCCAGGCGGTGATCGGCGGGTACGTGTACTGGGGGAGCAGCATTCCCGCTCTTCAAGGGCAATACGTCTTCGGCGACTGGAGCACCGGCGACGGGACGCTCTTTGCTGCCGTGCCCGCAGAAGGCGGTAACGCCACGACCCCGTGGAGTATGAGCGAACTGGCCGTCGCTGGTACCGGAGCGGGAGGAGTCGGGGCGTATATCCTCTCGTTCGGCCAGGATGCGGAGAACGAACTCTACGTCCTGACCTCGGAGAATGCAGGCCCGACCGGCACCACCGGGACTGTCTACCGGCTCGTCCCGACAGGCGGGTGA
- a CDS encoding small multi-drug export protein, translated as MQQMAGWIEDDEIRDHPRSLALRLGIPFGLCGIYILITWLALPLEEFLYLFGLMVAYVVPPAGREVVIPVGIVLGIPWWLIAFTLAFLDFAGGLFMAWNFPLALKIPIVGPWIERFSAAGEEYLKRRPWLERLYFIGLILFVTLPFEGSGSITGTIIGRMLGMGKTEVLACITIGGVIGSFGLALGAEYLTGLILLDITLAASVAVFILIGVAIAVMYRSYVRRRKAER; from the coding sequence ATGCAGCAGATGGCAGGGTGGATCGAGGATGACGAGATCAGGGATCATCCCCGCTCGCTCGCCCTGCGGCTCGGGATTCCCTTCGGCCTCTGCGGGATCTACATCCTGATCACCTGGCTCGCCCTCCCCCTCGAGGAGTTCCTGTACCTCTTCGGACTGATGGTCGCCTACGTCGTTCCTCCTGCGGGCAGGGAAGTGGTCATCCCCGTCGGCATCGTCCTCGGCATCCCCTGGTGGCTGATCGCCTTCACGCTCGCATTCCTGGACTTCGCCGGCGGACTCTTCATGGCGTGGAACTTCCCGCTCGCCCTGAAGATCCCCATCGTCGGACCCTGGATAGAGCGGTTCTCGGCGGCAGGCGAAGAGTACCTCAAACGCCGGCCGTGGCTCGAGCGGCTCTACTTCATCGGCCTCATCCTCTTCGTCACCCTCCCCTTCGAAGGCTCGGGGAGCATCACCGGGACGATCATCGGCCGGATGCTCGGCATGGGGAAGACCGAGGTGCTTGCCTGCATCACCATCGGCGGCGTCATCGGAAGTTTCGGCCTCGCACTCGGCGCCGAGTACCTCACCGGGCTCATCCTGCTTGACATCACCCTTGCAGCCTCCGTCGCCGTCTTCATCCTGATCGGCGTAGCCATCGCCGTCATGTACCGGAGTTACGTCCGCCGCAGGAAGGCGGAGCGATGA
- a CDS encoding M28 family metallopeptidase, which yields MVDRKNPDYDLKKRSAHVPGRTWLSLLSGLIVVCSISSLIIAASCNPILQEPDPEAIFAESGIEFDPDIAGMLEAVKESELETTVADLQSFETRVVGTDGNQEAAAYLYDRLSDIPGLDVSYQGGDLRNVVATLPGTDPASDSVVVVGAHYDSTSSDPGDAPGATDNGAGVAIVLELARIMSQYRFDETVVFAFWNAEETDRGGSRAYADRAAEENVSIPLYLNFDSAGYDPEGRFILDIMHDERGAPVADRMILHNALYGINLTLTENVYTCTSDHLPFRDRGYVAVMTHQDGHGPAHTPEDTADQVSLPYAKRNAQLGLSVLAEVAGVQDNVTAASGERR from the coding sequence ATGGTAGATCGAAAAAACCCGGATTACGACCTGAAAAAACGCAGCGCCCACGTTCCGGGGAGAACCTGGCTCAGCCTCCTTTCAGGGCTGATCGTCGTCTGCAGTATCTCGTCGCTGATAATCGCAGCCTCCTGCAACCCTATTCTGCAGGAACCTGATCCGGAGGCCATCTTCGCCGAGAGCGGCATTGAGTTCGATCCCGACATCGCCGGGATGCTCGAGGCCGTCAAAGAATCGGAGCTCGAAACAACGGTCGCCGACCTCCAGTCCTTCGAAACCCGGGTGGTCGGGACGGACGGCAACCAGGAAGCGGCGGCGTACCTCTACGACCGGCTGAGTGACATCCCGGGGCTCGACGTCTCCTACCAGGGGGGCGATCTCCGGAACGTCGTCGCGACTCTCCCCGGAACCGATCCGGCATCCGATAGCGTGGTCGTCGTCGGCGCCCACTACGACAGCACCTCTTCCGACCCGGGAGATGCCCCGGGCGCGACCGATAACGGGGCGGGGGTCGCCATCGTCCTCGAACTGGCGCGGATCATGAGCCAGTACCGGTTCGACGAAACCGTCGTGTTCGCGTTCTGGAACGCCGAGGAGACCGACCGGGGCGGGAGCAGGGCGTATGCCGACCGTGCAGCGGAGGAGAACGTTTCGATCCCGCTCTACCTGAACTTCGACTCCGCGGGCTACGACCCGGAAGGGCGGTTTATACTCGACATCATGCACGACGAACGCGGTGCGCCTGTTGCAGACCGTATGATCCTGCATAACGCCCTGTACGGGATCAACCTGACCCTGACGGAGAATGTCTATACCTGCACCTCGGATCACCTCCCCTTCCGCGACCGGGGATACGTCGCCGTGATGACGCACCAGGACGGGCACGGGCCTGCCCACACTCCGGAGGATACCGCCGATCAGGTCTCGCTGCCGTACGCGAAGAGGAACGCACAGCTCGGCCTGTCGGTGCTGGCGGAAGTCGCCGGAGTGCAGGATAACGTGACCGCAGCATCGGGTGAGCGTCGATGA
- a CDS encoding MerR family transcriptional regulator encodes MKEKGLKVDELAQLTGLSIDEIRRLTREYDDLFSYRTIGKVKIFTERAVKTVQELREFAGKGLLPDEIREEIHAGKRPETGGTAEPEELREAVGIQLPPEIVIDLRTMQDALAHQQRQITRLTDHLERERAARETDSAGLLTVIDRMGDRLDRQEQKLAVIAEWVEYFEARVDATDALVSRTLLDRIRGALR; translated from the coding sequence ATGAAGGAAAAAGGACTGAAGGTCGACGAACTTGCACAGCTCACCGGATTGTCGATCGACGAGATCAGACGGCTCACGCGGGAGTACGACGATCTCTTCTCCTACCGGACGATCGGGAAGGTGAAAATCTTCACCGAGCGGGCCGTGAAGACGGTGCAGGAACTCCGGGAGTTCGCCGGAAAAGGGCTTCTTCCCGACGAGATCAGGGAGGAGATCCATGCCGGGAAGCGGCCGGAGACCGGCGGGACGGCAGAGCCCGAAGAGCTGCGGGAGGCCGTCGGCATCCAGCTCCCCCCTGAGATAGTCATCGATCTCCGGACGATGCAGGATGCTCTCGCGCACCAGCAGCGGCAGATTACACGCCTTACGGATCACCTGGAACGGGAGCGGGCGGCAAGAGAGACCGATAGTGCGGGACTGCTCACGGTGATCGACCGGATGGGCGACCGGCTCGACCGGCAGGAACAGAAACTCGCAGTCATCGCCGAGTGGGTGGAGTACTTCGAGGCCAGGGTCGATGCGACCGACGCGCTTGTCAGCAGGACGCTCCTCGACCGGATACGGGGAGCACTCCGGTAA
- a CDS encoding M28 family metallopeptidase: MNGALRTVLLIALASVLAASAAGSAPEQTPADLPEYNPAIAGLLAEVNESELFITVADLQSFETRVVGTDGNREAAAYLYDRLSDTAGLDVSYQGGDLANVVATLPGTDPASDSVVVIGAHYDSISSDPEHAPGATDNGVGVAVVLELARIMSQYRFDETVEFAFWNAEEVGLNGSRSYTRHAAEGNVSIPLYLNYDAAGYDPENRSQLNILYNAEAEDLVDLVVHDLALYNISLTPIRDPSTYRSDHISFWEQGYPALMTHAPWPHGPVHTPADTVDAVSFPYAAKNARLGLAVLAEVAGLNGAPGKAFSWEGVFPIFGRTPPAIFGHRQV; encoded by the coding sequence ATGAACGGAGCGCTCCGCACAGTCCTTCTGATCGCTCTCGCTTCGGTGCTGGCCGCCTCCGCGGCGGGCAGTGCACCGGAGCAGACGCCTGCCGACCTGCCGGAGTACAATCCGGCCATCGCCGGACTCCTTGCAGAGGTCAACGAGTCCGAACTCTTCATCACGGTCGCCGACCTCCAGTCCTTCGAGACCCGGGTGGTCGGGACGGACGGCAACCGGGAAGCGGCGGCGTACCTCTACGACCGGCTGAGCGACACCGCGGGGCTCGACGTCTCCTACCAGGGGGGCGACCTTGCGAACGTCGTCGCGACCCTCCCCGGGACCGATCCGGCATCCGATAGCGTGGTCGTCATCGGCGCCCACTACGACAGCATCTCGTCCGACCCGGAGCATGCCCCGGGCGCGACCGATAACGGGGTTGGGGTCGCGGTCGTCCTCGAACTGGCACGAATCATGAGCCAGTACCGGTTCGACGAGACCGTCGAGTTCGCCTTCTGGAACGCCGAAGAGGTCGGCCTCAACGGGAGCAGGAGCTACACCCGCCATGCGGCTGAAGGGAACGTTTCGATCCCGCTCTACCTGAACTATGACGCTGCGGGCTACGACCCGGAGAACCGCTCACAGCTGAACATCCTGTACAACGCAGAGGCAGAAGACCTGGTGGATCTGGTAGTCCACGACCTTGCCCTCTACAATATCAGCCTCACGCCGATCCGCGACCCGAGCACCTACAGGTCGGATCACATCTCGTTCTGGGAACAGGGCTATCCGGCTCTCATGACCCATGCACCGTGGCCGCACGGGCCGGTGCATACCCCGGCGGATACCGTTGATGCGGTCTCCTTCCCCTACGCAGCAAAGAACGCGAGACTCGGCCTTGCGGTGCTGGCGGAGGTCGCCGGCCTGAACGGAGCCCCCGGGAAAGCCTTCTCGTGGGAGGGCGTCTTCCCGATTTTCGGGAGAACGCCACCGGCCATCTTCGGGCACCGCCAGGTATAA
- a CDS encoding TIGR04083 family peptide-modifying radical SAM enzyme: MKNAFHVMLVPTLGCPSKCSYCWSSEEGSPIMSIDTVKDVVAWLKDFRDDRVTFTFHGGEPLLAGPEFYRQALPLLAGELGHLTPDFAMQTNLWRMTPEIAEILAAYHIPIGSSIDGPQDLNDLQRGSGYYEKTMRGYEIAKAHGLSVRFICTFTSYSVAFKGDIFEFFRENGFTLKLHPALPSLRDTNPEKWALPPEKYGELLVYLLDKALEHIDDVEIMNINDLCRCVFTRRGTVCTFADCMGSTFAVGPDGSIYPCYRFVGMPEYVMGNVRDRPGVDDLAASDAWKQMHRFKEYVDQACRDCAHIKYCRGGCPYNAIAPTGGEVAGVDPHCVAYKRIFDEIGERLNAEMLQPMMGMGGFKDAPPGIMALMRKIVMQ, translated from the coding sequence ATGAAGAACGCCTTTCACGTAATGCTCGTTCCGACGCTGGGCTGTCCGTCGAAGTGCAGCTACTGCTGGAGCTCCGAAGAAGGTTCTCCCATCATGAGCATCGATACCGTCAAAGACGTCGTCGCATGGCTCAAAGACTTCCGGGACGACCGGGTGACCTTCACTTTCCACGGCGGCGAGCCTCTTCTCGCCGGTCCGGAATTCTACCGGCAGGCGCTGCCGCTCCTCGCGGGGGAGCTTGGGCACCTGACGCCCGATTTTGCCATGCAGACCAACCTCTGGCGGATGACCCCGGAGATTGCGGAGATCCTGGCTGCATATCATATCCCCATCGGCTCCAGCATCGACGGCCCGCAGGACCTAAACGACCTGCAGCGGGGGAGCGGGTACTATGAGAAGACCATGCGGGGCTACGAGATTGCGAAGGCGCACGGCCTCTCGGTGCGGTTCATCTGCACCTTCACCTCCTACTCCGTGGCGTTCAAGGGCGACATCTTCGAGTTCTTCCGTGAGAACGGGTTTACCCTGAAACTGCACCCCGCGCTCCCGTCGCTTCGCGATACCAACCCTGAAAAATGGGCTCTTCCTCCGGAGAAGTACGGCGAACTGCTCGTCTACCTCCTCGATAAGGCTCTCGAGCATATCGACGATGTGGAGATCATGAACATCAACGACCTCTGCCGGTGCGTCTTCACCCGGAGAGGCACGGTCTGCACGTTTGCGGACTGCATGGGGAGCACGTTTGCGGTCGGGCCGGACGGGAGCATCTACCCCTGCTACCGCTTCGTCGGCATGCCGGAGTACGTGATGGGCAACGTCCGCGACCGACCCGGCGTCGACGACCTCGCCGCGTCCGATGCCTGGAAGCAGATGCACCGGTTCAAGGAGTATGTCGACCAGGCATGCAGGGACTGCGCCCATATCAAATACTGCCGGGGCGGCTGCCCCTACAACGCCATCGCTCCCACGGGAGGGGAGGTTGCGGGCGTCGATCCCCACTGCGTCGCGTATAAGCGGATCTTCGACGAGATCGGCGAACGGCTGAACGCCGAGATGCTCCAGCCCATGATGGGTATGGGCGGTTTCAAGGATGCACCGCCCGGGATCATGGCGTTGATGCGAAAGATCGTGATGCAGTAA
- a CDS encoding ribonuclease III domain-containing protein, with protein MEKDPTELETLLGYTFADRTLLERALTRPAYAREQGLSEDRHQEALATLGDAVISVIVIQSIIEKGLHKKGEITTEKMKIVSMLPLNEVGRTMHLEEYIRFGKGEAKQEIWRYSDALTETLEAVVGAVFQDSGMTAAAERVLRSVQCIRPC; from the coding sequence ATGGAGAAAGACCCGACAGAACTCGAGACGCTGCTCGGCTACACGTTCGCCGACAGAACGCTTCTTGAACGTGCACTGACACGCCCGGCCTACGCCCGCGAGCAGGGGCTCAGCGAGGACCGCCACCAGGAGGCGCTCGCCACGCTCGGCGATGCGGTGATCAGCGTTATCGTCATCCAGTCGATCATCGAGAAGGGACTTCACAAAAAAGGAGAGATCACCACCGAGAAGATGAAGATCGTCAGCATGCTGCCGCTGAACGAAGTCGGCCGGACGATGCACCTCGAGGAGTATATCCGGTTCGGGAAGGGAGAGGCAAAACAGGAGATCTGGCGGTACAGCGACGCGCTCACCGAGACGCTCGAGGCTGTCGTCGGGGCGGTCTTCCAGGACTCGGGGATGACCGCGGCGGCCGAACGGGTCCTCCGCTCGGTGCAGTGTATCCGCCCCTGCTAG
- a CDS encoding fasciclin domain-containing protein, whose translation MKLKRLPAGLLCVLLACLCICTVSGQMQAPVAVELRNSTYQPPTVTVEPGTTVLWTNYDTLSHSVTSMTGIFDSGELETGESFNYTFTEPGTYTYGCRINQSLESTRMPGRVVVSAGVAGNMTGTEADTVVQTIEADQNLTVLSQALNATNLTANLTAGGPFTVFAPTDTAFAALGNETVEALLNDTANATPILQYHVVPGLYTGQQLMNMTAGGNTTLPTLLGENVTITREGGELLIGNATINATDINADNGIVHTIDAVLMPPANVTPAQEPAVNATPAAAVTEETIAVTVTEEPTEPQGRY comes from the coding sequence ATGAAACTGAAAAGATTGCCAGCAGGGCTTCTCTGCGTTCTGCTCGCGTGCCTCTGCATCTGCACCGTCTCCGGCCAGATGCAGGCTCCCGTGGCCGTCGAACTTCGGAACAGCACGTATCAGCCGCCGACGGTGACCGTCGAACCCGGCACGACGGTGCTCTGGACGAACTACGACACCTTGAGCCACTCCGTCACCAGCATGACCGGAATCTTCGACTCGGGAGAGCTTGAGACGGGGGAGTCGTTTAACTACACCTTCACCGAACCGGGCACGTACACCTACGGCTGCAGGATCAACCAGTCCCTCGAGAGCACCCGCATGCCGGGCCGCGTCGTCGTCTCGGCCGGTGTTGCCGGCAATATGACCGGAACCGAGGCCGATACCGTTGTCCAGACGATCGAAGCGGATCAGAACCTGACCGTCCTTTCGCAGGCGCTGAACGCAACGAACCTGACCGCGAACCTCACCGCCGGAGGGCCGTTCACGGTCTTTGCTCCGACCGACACCGCCTTCGCCGCGCTCGGTAACGAGACAGTGGAGGCGCTCCTGAACGATACCGCGAATGCGACGCCGATCCTGCAGTACCACGTCGTTCCGGGGCTCTACACAGGCCAGCAGCTCATGAACATGACTGCAGGTGGAAACACAACGCTCCCGACGCTCCTTGGCGAGAACGTCACGATCACCCGCGAAGGCGGGGAGCTCCTGATCGGCAACGCCACGATCAACGCTACGGACATCAACGCCGATAACGGGATCGTCCATACCATCGATGCGGTGCTGATGCCGCCGGCGAACGTGACACCGGCACAGGAGCCCGCAGTGAACGCAACACCGGCCGCGGCCGTCACCGAAGAAACCATCGCGGTGACGGTGACGGAGGAGCCCACCGAGCCGCAGGGCCGGTACTGA
- a CDS encoding M48 family metallopeptidase produces the protein MKWIDPAGVPVEVTVVRKPVKAARLQVRPDGTIRIVAPRSFDVEPFLMRYAGWIGERRRDLDRQAETGRGNEDRLLLNGKYYRLIEGSRFRIDEEQETIACSSPRSLKRNLTEMLKSAVTADAARHTALAEGAIGRVTVRMQRTKWGSCSSSGNLNYNLRVIALPETLREYIVVHELAHLREHNHSRAYWDLVRRHYPGYRRAEEELKRYWVLLERNRVWDGLQAA, from the coding sequence GTGAAGTGGATTGACCCGGCCGGGGTGCCGGTGGAGGTGACCGTCGTTCGAAAACCGGTGAAGGCCGCCCGCCTGCAGGTTAGGCCGGACGGGACGATCCGCATCGTCGCCCCGCGATCTTTCGACGTTGAACCGTTTCTTATGCGGTATGCCGGGTGGATCGGAGAGCGGCGGCGCGATCTCGATCGACAGGCCGAGACGGGGCGGGGGAACGAGGACCGCCTGCTCCTGAACGGAAAATACTACCGCCTCATCGAAGGGTCGCGGTTCCGTATCGACGAAGAGCAGGAAACGATCGCCTGCTCATCTCCCCGGAGCCTGAAGAGAAACCTTACGGAGATGCTGAAGAGCGCGGTCACTGCGGATGCCGCCCGGCATACCGCCCTCGCCGAAGGGGCGATAGGTCGGGTGACGGTGCGGATGCAGCGGACGAAGTGGGGGAGCTGTTCGTCGAGCGGGAACTTAAACTACAATCTCAGAGTGATCGCCCTCCCGGAGACGCTCCGGGAGTATATCGTCGTCCACGAGCTCGCGCACCTCCGGGAGCACAACCACTCCCGGGCGTACTGGGACCTCGTCCGGCGCCACTACCCCGGGTACCGGCGTGCCGAAGAGGAACTGAAGCGCTACTGGGTCCTCCTCGAGCGGAACCGGGTCTGGGACGGCCTGCAGGCGGCCTAG
- a CDS encoding adenylyltransferase/cytidyltransferase family protein, which produces MKRVVATGTFDILHPGHLYYLEESRKLGDELHVIVARDGNVRHKPKPIVPEEQRLQMIAALKPVDHARLGDPHDMFLPIEEIDPAIITLGFNQHFSEEKLAEALRARGLNAEVVRIPGYRNALASSSQIVDRILKTRPIPDR; this is translated from the coding sequence ATGAAACGGGTCGTCGCCACCGGCACCTTCGATATCCTCCACCCGGGACACCTCTACTACCTCGAGGAGTCGCGCAAACTCGGCGACGAACTGCACGTGATCGTCGCACGCGACGGCAACGTCAGGCACAAACCAAAACCGATCGTCCCGGAGGAGCAGCGCCTGCAGATGATCGCCGCGTTAAAACCCGTCGATCACGCCCGGCTCGGTGATCCGCACGATATGTTCCTCCCGATCGAGGAGATCGATCCCGCGATCATCACCCTCGGTTTCAACCAGCACTTCAGCGAAGAGAAACTCGCCGAGGCGCTCCGCGCACGGGGGCTCAATGCGGAGGTGGTACGGATCCCGGGCTACCGCAACGCCCTTGCAAGCTCCTCGCAGATCGTCGACCGTATTCTGAAGACCCGGCCGATTCCCGACCGGTAG
- a CDS encoding Mov34/MPN/PAD-1 family protein, translated as MKVHGISAGLLAMLLQLGREHHPAEFVAILRERDGIIDDLDLVPGTITGSSSASFFIDMLPLDTHQVGSAHSHPNGVIWPSDADLNLFPKVGRYHIITGFPYTEDDWRCFSAGGDPVDLKVIG; from the coding sequence ATGAAAGTGCACGGGATCAGCGCCGGGCTCCTCGCCATGCTCCTGCAGCTCGGAAGAGAGCACCACCCCGCCGAGTTCGTCGCGATCTTGCGGGAACGGGACGGCATTATCGACGACCTCGACCTGGTGCCGGGGACGATCACGGGATCGTCGAGCGCCTCCTTCTTCATCGATATGCTCCCGCTCGACACCCACCAGGTCGGGAGCGCTCACAGCCACCCGAACGGAGTCATCTGGCCTTCGGACGCCGATCTCAATCTCTTCCCAAAGGTCGGCAGATACCATATCATCACCGGATTCCCCTATACGGAGGACGACTGGCGATGCTTCTCGGCAGGCGGCGACCCGGTGGATCTGAAGGTGATCGGATGA
- a CDS encoding GNAT family N-acetyltransferase — translation MIEIRIERLNERNFDEFTALVEALAEYEHLAPPDDAARERLLADALGEHPRYEAFIARTDGRAVGYATILFTYSTFLARPTLYLEDIFVLEAYRGKGIGKALFDLCRSLAEERGCGRIEWMVLTWNDPAIRFYEKCGGERLDWYTYRLTV, via the coding sequence ATGATAGAGATACGTATTGAAAGGCTTAACGAGCGGAATTTTGACGAGTTCACCGCTCTCGTAGAAGCGCTTGCGGAGTACGAGCACCTTGCGCCGCCCGACGATGCCGCCCGGGAACGGCTTTTGGCCGACGCCCTTGGCGAGCATCCGCGGTACGAGGCTTTTATCGCACGGACGGACGGCAGAGCGGTCGGCTACGCCACCATTCTCTTCACCTACTCAACCTTCCTCGCCCGCCCGACCCTGTATCTCGAAGATATCTTCGTCCTCGAAGCGTACCGCGGAAAGGGCATCGGAAAAGCGCTCTTCGACCTCTGCCGCAGTCTCGCGGAGGAGCGCGGGTGCGGTCGGATCGAATGGATGGTGCTGACCTGGAACGATCCGGCGATCCGATTTTATGAAAAGTGCGGCGGGGAGAGGCTCGACTGGTACACCTACCGGCTCACAGTCTGA